Proteins from a genomic interval of bacterium:
- the gpmI gene encoding 2,3-bisphosphoglycerate-independent phosphoglycerate mutase: MRPVCLIIRDGWGYNENPKGNAVMAANTPNIDAYKERYPWTILETSGEAVGLPEGYQGSSEVGHLNMGAGRVVIQELKRIDDGLRDGSLFEVEKWKNLIEKWKTSQSRFHLLGLLQDEGVHAHQEHLFKIMRRARREFPGGEIIIHPFLDGRDTPPRSCLEYLAKLHKVMQEVGHCRIGTVMGRYYAMDRSKNWALTDTAYYCIVGAEGRKSSSPEMAVKESYQKDKTPDNVDMFDEYIPPYCLDDYEGVMDGDCLLHTNYRQDRAIQLSRAFVDPNYPGRLKNKPEVTYLGLTRYYDEFTEYMLGPMNVSGGMENLLGEVISKAGLRQLRISETQKYRHVTSFFNGKVTAPYPGEDQVEIKSRFDPATFASHPEMEAYHVTEALLNRLKKNPYAFILINYANGDMVGHTGNFDAAKRAIEIVDECVGRLVNRLLELEAHILITADHGNSEQMIDYETGMVKTSHTTFPVEFIYVARDSLDKKLIPRGKLSDIAPTVLNLFLLDIPKEMTANCLFLGFTQK, translated from the coding sequence ATGCGGCCGGTCTGTCTTATTATTCGTGATGGTTGGGGTTACAACGAAAACCCTAAAGGAAACGCCGTTATGGCGGCTAATACCCCTAATATTGATGCTTACAAAGAAAGGTATCCCTGGACTATTTTAGAAACATCCGGTGAAGCCGTTGGTCTGCCGGAGGGTTATCAAGGCTCCAGTGAGGTAGGACACCTTAACATGGGGGCCGGCCGGGTGGTCATTCAAGAACTCAAAAGAATTGACGATGGTTTACGTGATGGTTCGCTTTTTGAGGTTGAAAAATGGAAGAATCTGATAGAAAAATGGAAGACCAGCCAAAGTCGGTTTCACCTTCTGGGCCTATTGCAAGATGAGGGGGTGCACGCTCATCAGGAGCACCTTTTCAAGATAATGCGGCGGGCGCGGCGTGAATTCCCTGGCGGAGAAATAATAATCCATCCTTTTCTCGATGGCCGGGATACACCTCCCCGCAGTTGTTTGGAATACCTTGCTAAACTTCATAAGGTAATGCAGGAAGTCGGCCATTGTAGAATCGGGACAGTGATGGGACGTTATTACGCCATGGATAGGTCAAAGAATTGGGCTTTAACCGATACAGCTTATTATTGTATTGTCGGGGCGGAAGGGCGTAAATCTTCAAGCCCGGAAATGGCTGTCAAGGAATCATACCAAAAGGATAAGACCCCCGACAATGTGGATATGTTTGATGAGTATATTCCACCCTATTGCCTGGACGATTACGAAGGTGTAATGGATGGGGATTGTCTTCTTCATACCAACTATCGGCAAGACCGGGCCATTCAACTTAGCAGGGCCTTTGTTGACCCGAACTACCCAGGCCGTCTTAAGAATAAGCCCGAGGTAACATATCTGGGGCTTACCCGCTACTACGATGAGTTCACGGAGTATATGCTTGGGCCGATGAATGTGAGCGGGGGGATGGAAAATCTTCTGGGAGAGGTAATCTCAAAGGCCGGCTTAAGACAGCTTCGTATCTCCGAAACCCAAAAATACAGGCATGTAACTAGCTTCTTTAATGGAAAAGTAACCGCACCTTATCCTGGTGAAGATCAGGTAGAGATAAAAAGCCGCTTTGATCCGGCCACTTTTGCCAGCCATCCGGAAATGGAGGCCTACCACGTAACCGAGGCGCTTCTTAATCGCCTTAAAAAAAATCCTTACGCCTTTATCCTGATCAATTATGCTAATGGTGATATGGTGGGGCATACGGGGAATTTTGATGCTGCCAAAAGAGCCATCGAAATTGTTGACGAATGTGTGGGAAGGTTGGTTAATAGGCTTTTAGAACTTGAGGCTCATATACTTATCACGGCCGATCACGGCAACTCTGAGCAAATGATTGACTACGAGACAGGTATGGTAAAAACCAGCCACACCACCTTTCCGGTAGAATTCATTTATGTGGCCCGAGATTCTTTAGATAAAAAACTTATCCCACGAGGCAAGCTGTCCGATATCGCGCCTACTGTTTTAAATCTCTTTTTACTTGATATCCCCAAAGAGATGACGGCTAATTGCCTTTTCTTAGGCTTCACTCAGAAATAA
- a CDS encoding glucose-1-phosphate thymidylyltransferase, giving the protein MKALVLAGGQGTRLRPLTYTMAKQLVPVANRPILHYVMDQISKVGIKEVGIIISPETGEEIKKSLSPNTWNFNFSFILQDKPQGLAHAVKVARPFLKEEPFLMYLGDNLIGQEIKGFVSEFQDTGPDAMILLKEVDNPQMFGVAEVDEQGKVKRLIEKPKEPPSNLVLVGIYLFSKAIHQAIDEIEPSWRGELEITDAIQRFIEKGKNVKSFILKKWWLDTGKKDDLLEANCAVLDEWISREIKGDIDHESKMVGRIFLSEGAKIERSSIRGPVVIGERTVIRDSFIGPYTSIGNDCLIENAGLEHSVILDNAKIGQIERLEDSIIGKNTVVIREECAHRALRLMIGDDAEVKI; this is encoded by the coding sequence ATGAAGGCATTAGTGCTGGCCGGCGGTCAGGGAACAAGGCTCAGGCCGCTTACCTATACGATGGCCAAGCAATTAGTTCCGGTAGCTAACCGACCTATACTTCACTATGTAATGGATCAAATCTCAAAGGTGGGGATCAAAGAGGTGGGGATTATTATCTCTCCTGAGACTGGTGAGGAGATAAAGAAGTCTCTGTCGCCAAATACTTGGAATTTCAATTTCTCCTTTATCCTTCAGGACAAACCTCAAGGTTTAGCCCACGCCGTCAAGGTAGCCCGGCCTTTCCTGAAAGAAGAGCCTTTCTTGATGTATCTGGGCGACAATCTCATCGGTCAGGAGATTAAAGGTTTTGTAAGCGAGTTTCAAGACACAGGGCCTGATGCGATGATACTCTTAAAGGAAGTTGATAATCCCCAGATGTTTGGAGTGGCTGAGGTAGATGAGCAGGGAAAGGTAAAACGGTTGATAGAAAAGCCTAAAGAACCGCCGTCTAATCTGGTATTAGTGGGGATATATCTTTTCTCTAAGGCTATTCATCAGGCCATCGATGAGATAGAACCCTCCTGGAGGGGTGAATTGGAAATAACCGATGCTATCCAGCGCTTCATTGAGAAGGGCAAGAACGTGAAGAGTTTTATCCTTAAAAAATGGTGGCTGGATACCGGGAAAAAGGATGATCTATTAGAGGCCAATTGTGCGGTCCTGGATGAGTGGATCAGCCGGGAGATAAAGGGTGACATCGACCACGAAAGCAAGATGGTAGGCCGGATATTTCTCTCGGAAGGGGCAAAGATTGAAAGGAGCAGTATTCGCGGACCAGTGGTGATCGGGGAAAGGACGGTTATTAGAGACTCCTTTATCGGTCCCTATACCAGCATTGGCAATGACTGCCTCATTGAAAACGCTGGTTTGGAGCATTCTGTTATCCTGGATAATGCTAAGATTGGCCAAATAGAGAGATTGGAAGATAGCATCATCGGGAAGAATACGGTGGTTATAAGAGAAGAGTGTGCTCATCGGGCCTTGCGACTTATGATCGGGGATGATGCCGAGGTGAAGATATAA